A genomic region of Ochotona princeps isolate mOchPri1 chromosome 17, mOchPri1.hap1, whole genome shotgun sequence contains the following coding sequences:
- the SLC25A10 gene encoding mitochondrial dicarboxylate carrier — protein sequence MAGEARVSRWYFGGLASCGAACCTHPLDLLKVHLQTQQEVKLRMTGMALQVVRRDGILALYNGLSASLCRQMTYSLTRFAIYESVRDRLSKGSQGPLPFHQKVLLGGISGLTGGFVGTPADLVNVRMQNDMKLPPQQRRNYAHALDGLFRVAREEGLKKLFSGATMASSRGALVTVGQLSCYDQAKQLVLGTGYLSDGIFTHFVASFVAGGCATFLCQPLDVLKTRLMNAKGEYKGVFHCALETAKLGPLAFYKGLFPAAVRLIPHTVLTFVFLEQLRQHFGAKAPKAPS from the exons ATGGCGGGCGAGGCGCGCGTGTCGCGCTGGTACTTCGGGGGGCTGGCGTCGTGCGGGGCCGCCTGCTGCACGCACCCGCTGGACCTGCTCAAG gtgcacctgcagaCGCAGCAGGAGGTGAAGCTGCGTATGACGGGTATGGCTCTGCAGGTGGTACGGAGAGATGGCATCCTGGCCCTGTACAACGGCCTCAGTGCCTCACTCTGCCGCCAG atgACCTACTCCCTGACGCGCTTTGCCATATACGAGAGCGTGCGCGACCGTCTGAGTAAGGGCAGCCAGGGGCCCCTGCCCTTCCACCAGAAGGTGCTGCTGGGAGGCATCAGCG GTCTGACCGGCGGCTTCGTGGGAACCCCTGCAGACCTGGTCAACGTGAG GATGCAGAATGACATGAAGCTGCCCCCCCAGCAACGGCGCAA CTATGCACACGCCCTGGACGGCCTGTTCCGCGTGGCCCGGGAAG AGGGCTTGAAGAAGCTGTTCTCAGGTGCGACCATGGCGTCCAGCCGCGGGGCCTTGGTCACCGTGGGTCAG CTGTCCTGCTACGACCAGGCCAAGCAGCTGGTTCTGGGCACTGGCTACCTGTCGGATGGCATCTTCACCCACTTTGTTGCTAGCTTCGTTGCT ggaggaTGCGCCACTTTCCTGTGCCAGCCCCTGGACGTGCTCAAGACTCGCCTGATGAATGCCAAGGGGGAGTACAAG GGCGTGTTCCACTGCGCCCTGGAGACGGCCAAGCTGGGACCCCTGGCCTTCTACAAG GGCCTCTTTCCCGCCGCCGTCCGCCTCATCCCGCACACCGTGCTCACCTTCGTCTTCCTGGAGCAGCTGCGCCAGCACTTTGGGGCAAAGGCCCCCAAGGCCCCGTCCTGA
- the MRPL12 gene encoding large ribosomal subunit protein bL12m, whose product MRETRPPCGNEADALGEAGPAGSVREAARAACGADSGRRHDGGRAEPALQTRLRTEGAAAAPPRGTRTERRAPSAPAPRAPSAESASVPAGAACDLPTRSDAAGGRSPPVGVASGTARRRAPPCQVRWGALEGGGPAVAGHGAGARGRDLGRSARSSGLGPRATLDGPRGRRGRGQPALTLSWGGDRQPVPRVCAARLLCCSSRRRGEALAGAPLDNAPKEYPAKVQQLVRDIAGLTLLELSDLNELLKKTLKIQDVGAVLPGAAPVAAAPATEEAEEELPKQKERTHFTVRLTEAKPVDKVKLIKEIKNYIQGINLVQAKKLVESLPQEIKANVVKAEAEKIKAALEAVGGTVVLE is encoded by the exons ATGCGGGAG ACGCGCCCGCCGTGCGGGAACGAGGCCGACGCCCTCGGGGAGGCAGGGCCGGCGGGCAGCGTGCGGGAAGCCGCCCGGGCGGCCTGCGGTGCGGACTCGGGCCGCAGACACGACGGCGGCCGCGCCGAGCCCGCCCTGCAGACACGGCTGAGGACGGAAGGCGCGGCCGCGGCACCGCCCCGAGGGACGCGCACGGAGCGCCGGGCTCCCTCTGCGCCTGCGCCACGAGCGCCTTCCGCGGAATCGGCG AGCGTCCCTGCGGGAGCCGCGTGTGACCTTCCCACGCGGAGCGATGCTGCCGGCGGCCGCTCGCCCCCTGTGGGGGTCGCGTCTGGGACTGCGCGGCGCCGCGCTCCGCCTTGCCAGGTACGGTGGGGCGCCCTGGAGGGTGGGGGGCCCGCGGTCGCCGGGCACGGTGCAGGGGCCAGAGGGCGCGACCTCGGCAGGAGCGCGCGGAGCTCCGGGCTCGGCCCCCGGGCGACCTTGGACGGTCCCCGAGGCCGGCGCGGCCGTGGGCAGCCCGCGCTCACGCTGTCCTGGGGCGGGGACAGGCAGCCGGTGCCCCGCGTGTGCGCCGCGCGCCTCCTGTGCTGCAGCAGCCGTCGCCGCGGCGAGGCCCTGGCCGGGGCGCCCCTGGACAACGCCCCCAAGGAGTACCCCGCCAAGGTGCAGCAGCTCGTGCGGGACATCGCCGGCCTCACGCTGCTCGAGCTCTCGGACCTCAACGAGCTCCTGAAG AAAACGCTCAAGATCCAGGACGTGGGCGCCGTGCTGCCCGGTGCTGCCCCTGTGGCCGCCGCCCCTGCCACTGAG GAGGCTGAAGAAGAGCTACCTAAGCAGAAGGAACGCACCCATTTCACCGTGCGCCTCACGGAGGCCAAGCCCGTGGACAAGGTGAAGCTCATCAAGGAAATCAAGAACTACATCCAGGGCATCAACCTGGTGCAG GCCAAGAAGCTGGTAGAGTCATTGCCTCAGGAAATCAAAGCCAACGTGGTCAAGGCCGAGGCGGAGAAGATCAAGGCGGCCCTGGAAGCCGTGGGTGGCACCGTGGTCCTGGAGTAG